The Nitrospira sp. genome includes a region encoding these proteins:
- the mdh gene encoding malate dehydrogenase — MARPKITVVGAGNVGGTTAQRLAEKNLYDVVLLDIAEGVPQGKALDISQAGPVCGYNTRVVGTNDYAATAGSSIAVITSGMPRKPGMSRDELLATNAKIVKSVVTGLVARSPEIILILVTNPLDAMVHVARTVSGLPKSKIIGMAGVLDSARMRTFIAAELNVPSTEVEAMVLGGHGDTMVPLPRYTTVKGRPVSELMSKETLDAIVKRTRDGGAEIVGLLKTGSAFYAPSASAVAMVEAIHKDEKRVMPCAVLCDGEYGLKDVVVGVPVKIGRGGAEQILEYELTGDERAALETSADAVRELCSTVDRLMG, encoded by the coding sequence GGGGGCAGGCAACGTCGGTGGGACGACGGCGCAACGATTGGCCGAAAAGAATCTCTACGACGTGGTGCTCCTCGATATTGCGGAAGGGGTTCCTCAGGGAAAGGCGCTCGATATTTCCCAGGCAGGGCCGGTCTGTGGGTATAACACCCGAGTCGTCGGGACCAACGACTATGCAGCCACCGCTGGATCTTCAATCGCGGTCATCACGTCGGGCATGCCCAGAAAACCGGGTATGAGTCGTGATGAATTGTTGGCGACCAATGCCAAAATCGTGAAATCCGTTGTGACGGGGTTGGTGGCTCGGTCGCCGGAGATCATTCTGATTCTCGTCACCAATCCGTTGGACGCCATGGTGCACGTGGCGCGTACCGTCAGCGGCCTTCCCAAATCGAAAATCATCGGGATGGCGGGTGTTTTAGACTCCGCAAGAATGCGCACGTTTATCGCTGCAGAACTGAACGTGCCGTCTACCGAGGTCGAAGCGATGGTCTTAGGGGGGCACGGGGATACGATGGTGCCGCTGCCGCGGTATACGACCGTGAAGGGACGTCCGGTGTCTGAACTGATGTCGAAAGAGACGCTTGATGCCATCGTCAAGCGGACCCGCGATGGGGGAGCAGAAATCGTCGGCCTCTTGAAGACAGGCAGCGCCTTTTATGCGCCGTCCGCTTCGGCGGTGGCTATGGTGGAGGCGATTCACAAGGACGAAAAGCGGGTCATGCCCTGCGCGGTCCTGTGTGACGGGGAATATGGATTGAAGGATGTCGTGGTCGGTGTGCCAGTCAAGATCGGACGGGGCGGAGCCGAACAGATCCTGGAGTATGAGCTGACTGGTGACGAGCGAGCGGCATTAGAGACATCGGCCGACGCGGTGCGGGAGCTCTGTAGTACGGTGGATCGATTGATGGGGTAG